One region of Salvelinus namaycush isolate Seneca chromosome 3, SaNama_1.0, whole genome shotgun sequence genomic DNA includes:
- the LOC120041313 gene encoding zinc finger protein GLIS2-like, with product MLSLDEPLDLMLPRGRVNGRDRGAWSPPTLTLSPIPFKRARQLRMADDGTAVIVPASPASPHTGVLVVSRERSETPPTPPAVDLSTSPSSRHTSSSPEMTNGNAVSHHIIAGDSAHIRYVESRASSQAFQFFVPIGAGAGLHLPSSMFIGQPNDKRASPDLSADEQLACRWRKCHLLFESLQDLVDHVNDFHVKPEKDSGYCCHWDGCARKGRGFNARYKMLIHIRTHTNEKPHRCPTCNKSFSRLENLKIHNRSHTGEKPYICPYEGCNKRYSNSSDRFKHTRTHYVDKPYYCKMAGCLKRYTDPSSLRKHIKAHGHSVAQEQGSPGGLSSLLKVGPLGVGMGGGGGKLGESELSYISGAHIIIPSAAAALLGGHALQGLAGSIPLSRLAPRPLDLSTLGGCPSSPCTTSILSFNGSPLSLATKSSLGLSPAFPSSALGLGPTMVPVSLGGSMGSSASERRAHHHGCHHKGKIGGEEGKDKLHRGGVLNLSTGASHDPLSWVVIPSGTVVLKPAVVN from the exons ATGCTGTCCCTGGACGAGCCATTGGACCTAATGCTCCCCCGGGGGCGTGTCAACGGGCGGGACAGGGGTGCATGGTCCCCCCccaccctcaccctctctccgATACCCTTCAAGCGCGCCCGGCAGCTCCGCATGGCTGATGATGGCACAGCCGTCATAGTGCCCGCCTCCCCGGCCTCGCCACACACAG gtgtgctggtggtctcccgGGAGAGGTCAGAGACGCCCCCCACCCCGCCGGCCGTGGACCTCAGTACGTCCCCCTCCTCCCGCCACACCTCCAGCTCCCCAGAGATGACCAACGGGAACGCCGTCTCCCACCACATCATTGCAGGG gactCAGCTCACATCCGTTATGTGGAGAGCAGAGCCTCCTCGCAGGCCTTCCAGTTCTTCGTGCCGATTGGTGCTGGGGCCGGACTCCACCTGCCGTCATCCATGTTCATTGGCCAGCCCAATGACAAGCGGGCCTCTCCCGATCTCTCAGCAGACGAACAGCTGGCCTGTCGCTGGAGGAAG tgccATCTTCTCTTTGAGTCCCTGCAAGACCTTGTGGACCACGTCAACGACTTCCACGTCAAACCTGAAAAGGATTCTGGGTACTGCTGCCACTGGGACGGCTGCGCTCGCAAAGGGCGGGGCTTCAACGCTAG gtacAAGATGCTTATCCATATCCGTACACACACCAATGAGAAGCCTCACCGCTGCCCCACCTGCAACAAGAGCTTCTCTCGCCTGGAGAACCTCAAGATACACAACCGCTCACACACAG GTGAGAAGCCGTACATCTGTCCATACGAGGGCTGCAACAAGCGCTACTCCAACTCCAGCGACCGCTTCAAGCACACACGCACCCACTACGTGGACAAGCCCTACTACTGCAAGATGGCCGGCTGCCTGAAGCGCTACACAGACCCTAGCTCCCTCCGTAAGCACATCAAGGCCCACGGCCACTCTGTAGCCCAGGAGCAAGGCTCTCCGGGTGGGCTGAGCTCCCTGCTCAAGGTGGGTCCCCTGGGGGTGGGgatgggtggaggaggggggaagCTGGGGGAGTCGGAGCTGAGCTACATCAGTGGGGCCCATATCATCATCCCCAGCGCCGCTGCCGCTCTCCTGGGGGGCCACGCTCTGCAGGGCCTGGCaggctccatccctctatcccgcCTCGCCCCCCGGCCCCTGGACCTGAGCACGCTGGGGGGGTGCCCCAGCTCCCCTTGCACCACCTCCATCCTGTCCTTCAATGGTTCTCCTCTGAGCCTGGCCACCAAGTCGTCCCTGGGGCTCTCCCCGGCCTTCCCCTCCTCAGCCCTGGGGCTGGGGCCCACCATGGTGCCCGTGTCCCTAGGAGGATCCATGGGGTCGTCCGCCTCAGAGCGCAGGGCCCACCACCACGGGTGTCACCACAAGGGGAAAattgggggggaggaggggaaggacaaGCTTCATCGTGGGGGGGTGCTGAACCTCTCCACGGGGGCCTCCCATGACCCCCTGTCCTGGGTGGTCATCCCCTCCGGCACGGTTGTGCTCAAGCCAGCTGTGgtcaactaa
- the LOC120041296 gene encoding mitochondrial import inner membrane translocase subunit tim16-like isoform X1: protein MAKYLAQIIVMGAQVVGRAFARALRQEYAASQAAAEARGRAGQQSAAASSLTGMTLQEAQQILNMATLTPEELQKNYEHLFKVNDKAVGGSFYLQSKVVRAKERLDEELSIQTQDSQPKPPPEQKQQTPET from the exons ATG GCGAAATATCTTGCACAGATCATTGTCATGGGGGCGCAGGTAGTAGGACGGGCGTTTGCACGTGCATTGCGGCAAGAATATGCAG cCAGTCAAGCTGCAGCGGAGGCCAGGGGGCGTGCCGGCCAGCAGTCAGCAGCAGCCTCTAGTCTCACTGGGATGACCTTACAGGAGGCCCAGCAGATCCTCAATATGGCCACGCTCACCCCTGAGGAGCTCCAGAAG AACTATGAACATCTTTTTAAAGTCAACGACAAGGCAGTGGGCGGCTCCTTCTATCTACAGTCCAAG GTGGTGAGAGCGAAGGAGCGTCTAGATGAGGAGCTCTCTATTCAGACACAGGACAGTCAACCCAAACCACCACCAGAGCAGAAGCAACAGACTCCAGAAACATGA